The following proteins come from a genomic window of Lolium rigidum isolate FL_2022 chromosome 5, APGP_CSIRO_Lrig_0.1, whole genome shotgun sequence:
- the LOC124651829 gene encoding hydroxymethylglutaryl-CoA lyase, mitochondrial-like — protein sequence MSVSRMSSLEEPLGLGDLPKLSINRLGRFCQSACRSRVDDHCNGNYTPSNNGNNQTIFHSSSPSWHMQGHYADSSCNGMNMEFRALPQKISWDLPRFVKVVEVGPRDGLQNEKNLVPTSVKIELIHKLVASGLSVVEATSFVSPKWVPQLADAKDVLEGIRQSPDVRYPVLTPNLRGFEAAIAAGAKEVAVFASASESFSKSNLNCSIEASLARYRDVTSAAKKHGIRVRGYVSCVVGCPVEGAVHPSKVAYVAKELYDMGCAEISLGDTIGVATPGKVVPMLEAVMSVVPVDKLAVHFHDTYGQALANILVSLQMGISVVDSSVSGLGGCPYAKGATGNVATEDVVYMLHGLGIETNVDLGKLMDAGDYICKHLDRPSGSKTASALSKLTGLSP from the exons ATGTCTGTTTCCAGAATGTCGAGCCTTGAAGAGCCACTTGGTCTTGGGGACCTGCCAAAGTTGAGTATTAATAGACTTGGAAGGTTCTGCCAAAGTGCTTGCAGATCAAGAGTTGATGACCACTGCAACGGCAA TTACACGCCCAGCAACAATGGCAACAACCAGACAATCTTTCACAGCAGTTCTCCGTCATGGCATATGcaaggccattatgccgattcatCCTGCAATGGAATGAATATGGAGTTCAGAGCTCTTCCGCAAAAG ATTTCATGGGATCTCCCGAGATTTGTGAAGGTAGTTGAAGTTGGACCACGAGATGGTCTGCAAAATGAGAAGAACCTTGTACCAACATCAGTAAAGATTGAGCTGATACACAAGTTGGTGGCTTCTGGTCTATCCGTAGTTGAAGCCACAAGTTTTGTTTCCCCAAAATGGGTGCCACAG CTAGCTGATGCAAAGGATGTCCTTGAAGGGATCCGGCAGTCGCCAGATGTGCGGTATCCTGTGTTGACTCCTAACCTCAGA GGATTTGAGGCTGCTATTGCAGCTGGTGCAAAAGAAGTGGCAGTTTTCGCATCTGCCTCTGAATCCTTCTCAAAGTCGAACCTTAACTGCAGCATTGAGGCGAGCCTTGCCCGGTACCGTGATGTTACTTCTGCTGCCAAGAAACACGGAATACGTGTCCGCGG ATATGTTTCGTGTGTGGTGGGTTGCCCTGTCGAAGGCGCGGTGCATCCATCGAAGGTAGCATATGTTGCCAAGGAGCTTTATGACATGGGTTGCGCAGAGATTTCACTTGGTGACACGATTGGTGTTGCTACACCAG GTAAGGTAGTTCCTATGCTTGAGGCTGTCATGTCTGTCGTTCCAGTAGACAAGCTTGCCGTTCACTTCCACGATACATATGGCCAAGCCCTTGCCAACATCCTAGTATCTCTTCAA ATGGGGATCAGCGTAGTGGACTCGTCTGTGTCCGGCCTTGGAGGGTGCCCGTATGCTAAGGGCGCCACCGGCAATGTCGCGACGGAGGACGTTGTGTACATGCTCCACGGCCTGGGAATAGAGACCAACGTCGACCTTGGCAAGCTCATGGACGCTGGCGACTACATCTGCAAGCATCTGGACCGGCCGTCAGGTTCCAAGACCGCATCTGCTTTGTCGAAGCTAACCGGGCTGAGTCCCTGA